The stretch of DNA TATTGAAACGGTTATTAAACTTGACAAAAGGTCTATTTTTTCATATCCTAATACCCTCCGGGCCGTTAACTCAGGTTGGTAGAGTATCTGCCTTTTAAGCAGAGAGTCGCAAGTTCAAGTCTTGCACGGCCCAAAACGTCCCTATCGTCTAGCCCGGCCTAGGACATCGGCCTTTCACGCCGACAACGGGGGTTCGAATCCCCCTGGGGACGCTTCTTTTTATTTGTACAATATTTTCTATTCCCTGGCCAAAGATCGAAGGAACTGTTTCTGGTTCTTATTTGGGTTTCCAAAGAAACGCTCATAGGTAGTATTTTTGAGCAATAGCCCCCACGCCTTGGATCCGTTCGGCGCAAAGAGGACAAAAAAGATATTATCTCTGCAGTCATGTTTTTTGCAGACGCTGCTTGCTTCATACGTGATGCCGCCTGACTTGATGAGCCTTCTTGGCATCGCAAGGCCGTTCTCTGTCTTTGCATACAGAACGAGCCATCCGTCAATATTTTTTTCTCTTTTGAACAGTTCGTTCCATGATTTCTGATACGAAGGTTTTTCCAGGAGGTCAAATAAATAGGGTTGTGAAGCATCTATAGAGACCTTTTTATCTTGTCCAGGACCAATTTTGTGGTTCTGGTCTGACTCCTGTACAGATTCAGCAACATGTTCGTTTTGGGGGCTGTCAGGGGGGATCAAAAACATGATGCGGCTGAGTTTCCATGATACTATGCCATCCCGCCTGAAAATAAACTCCACGCCATCATCGTCCGTTTCCTTTTCCCTGATCCTCATGGTGAAGCGGTTAAAACTTTTATACGACATTGAAATATCCGGACCCATGTCCTTACGACTCTTCTCTGGTCTTTTCAGGGATCCTCTTCTGTGGTTGCCGAGATCTGGTTTTTCTCCTTTCATAAGTACAGCCAAATTTTCAGGAGTTATAAAGATGTCGACCATGGGCCCGACCATGACGGAGGCGAAAGCGGTCCCCAGGAATCCTAATGGATTACGGTCTCCAGTCTTTGTCGCTTTGTCAATCAGGAGAGTGTTGATGCTGGCTTTAAGATTTTCCCGAAGCGCCGGGTAATCAATGTAACCCGAAAAGGTATCAAAATCTTTGACTTCGATGGCTCTTTTCATATTGTGAATTGCCAGATGCGGTGTAAAGTAAAAACCTGCGCCCATAATAATCACAATTATCCCGATAAGCCACACCTTCAAGGCATTACCCATACGTGCCCCCTCTTATTACACATAACGCACTATTTGAACAGCCGGTTCTTTTGGTGATCTAGAGTTTTTCACCGTACTTGATTGTAACACCGCTACATATGAAATCAACCTCAAAAAAGAGACAGGAAGAGACTTGGCAATATCTCAACGAACTTTTTCGTCATTCTCTTTCTCGTGGCCTGCCTCTTCCGGTCCGGTCGTCACTTTACCACAGTTAAGTGTTTCGGTCTCTTTGGGTTGCGGCCTGCATATCGCAGTCTTTGATCCAATCCCCTTTAGCAAAACAATAATAGTTCCCGGCGAAATACCAGGAGACGTCCGCGGCAGCATACGGTATTTCTCCTATCAAGCTGGACCTCCAGGTGATTGATAAAATTTACATCACTTGATAGCATGATATAGGGGTAAATGTGATCAATACGAACGATGCACCACCACCATATTATGGCGGAAATATGGCCTCCGTGGCCACTCCAGGCGGGCCTGTCCGCTATCCATTCGTATTCCTGGACGGAGACGAATACTTCCGTATTTGGATATTCAACATCTTCCTCATCATCGTAACCTGAGGCATCTACGCCGCCTGGCCACAGTGAGGACGTGCCGCTATTTCTATTCAAATTATCTCTACCTGTCCCGTAACATCCGAACGAGTGAAATTACCTTGAGGAACTGGAAAAAGCGGTCAGAGCAAATAATAAAGGAACAAACCCGGAACGGGTCGCAGAATAGAGACGCCTAAAAATTTCTTTTACCGGCCAGCGTGCCGCTTCAGCCAGTCAATAGTCTTTTTCACTATCCGGCCGAACACCTCCTCTTCAGTCAGTCCGAGCGACTTGGGCACGTGGAAAGAATGGTCTCCGCCTTCAATCGTGAATAGATCCCATGAGGTCTGAAGACTTTTCAATACAGGATCAAGCTTGCCGAGATCGCACAGCGGGTCTCTGGTTCCTTCAAAGAAGAGCATGGGGATTTTTACCCGGTAGAGATGGGCGTCGCGGAGTTTTTCCTTGTTATCCATGGGGTGAAGCGGGTAACCGAGGAAGATGAGGCTGTCGGCGGGCAGTATGCCATCCGCGGCCATAATTGCGGCCATCCGGCCTCCCAGGGATTTCCCTGCCGCCGTGATGGAGGTCGCCTTTGACCCCATGATCTCTTTAAACGACCTGCATGCGGCGAGCCACGCATCCATCAGGGCCTCGGGACGGTCGGGCGTTTTCCGGCCGTGCTCGCTGTAGAGAAAATTGAACCTCAGGACCGGGTATCCCGCCTTTGCAATGCCTTCCGCAAAAGCGACGAGAAGGGCGGTAGTCATGTCATTCCCTGCGCCGTGGGCCACGATGACCGCCCTGCTTTCAGTCGCCGCCGCTGGTCTTGTAAGGATACCGGAAGTACTTCCTTTGTCTCCGACCGGTATGGCAATCTTATCGCTGGTTATCTCATGACCCATGGGATTGTGCTTCCTCCTTTTATACATGTTTCTCTGCAGATGACTGGCTGGATGCGTTTTTATGTATAGACTATAGCATAATGGCATCCACTCACAAACTCAACAATTTTGGCGCAGCCACCGTTATCCGTATTTGATGAACGTTACGTCCAGGTATTCCTTGAACGCAATTTTCAACTCCCCTTATGGTGTTCTTGACGATAAGCCCATACTATGACGGGGCACTCCAATGGACTTCTCGGAGGCGGAAGAGGCGACCTCATAAGCCCCACATGAATCCATCTTTCCGTCCTTTCGGCATCTCCTGGTGGATGCTGCCTCCTCCCGCAGTCATCCAATGAATGTTCCCTGTCACGATAGGGTCTCGCCATTAAAACCCTATTGATTGTCTTTGTGATGCATCTATCTTTTTCATGGTTATGTCTCACATTCTTACGGAAGAACGTAAGTTGTGCTCCACGGTGATATAACCCTCTTCATCATTGCATAATAGGGGTCCGATTGAGTATTATTATATGGAGAGACCAGGTATAGCCGTCTCACGGTCTCTCCATAGCGTACCCGCAAAAGGGGCCTTAAGGAGCGCGCCATGATCTCACGGATAGACCACGTTGCAATCGCGGCAAGGGATTACAGAGAAGTAGCCGATTTTTTTCGCACGATCCTTGGGGCATCTCCCGGAACTTCATCGGTGGACCAGGACCAGAAGTACCTGGCTGAGACGTTTTCCTTGGGTGACTTGAGCAGAATCGAAATTATTACTCCCACGGAAGAAGGCAGTTTTCTCGACAAGTTCCTGGCTGAGAGGCAGGGAATCCATCACCTGTGTCTCCAAACTTTGGACATCAGGGAAGCCCGCCGTGCCCTGGATGAGCACGGCATACCCTATTTCGGGTATTACGAGTGCGAGGGTGACGGTTGGAAGGAGCTTTTCATCCATCCGAGAGATGCCTTTGGGGTTCTCATACAGATCGCCGAATTCACCCCTGACGATTTCATCGCTGATGAACTGAAGGTCCCTGGAGGCGCCCGATGGACCGTCGAGAAAACCTCAAACGGCGCAACCCTCACATTCACCCATCCTGGTGGTGGCACGGTGAGGTTCAATATGTCAAGAGATGAGCTAAAGGCCCTTGCAGAAGATCTTACGGAGGCAGGATAGAGACGGACACGGACTCTATTTCGCTTTTCATGCGCCCCATCTCTCTTCTTGCCTCTCTCAGGTCTTGATTTTTTACCGCCTCTTCTCTAAAATCTGACATACTGCGGACCGTTATTGTTATGGATGGCAGGTTCGTATACGTGGATTCTTTGAGGAGGCGTTATGAAAACCCTTGGCGGGATAAGACTGTCGGGAGATATTTACTCCCTTCCTGTTATGCTCGAATTCGTGACTCATCATGCTAGAAACTCCGGCCTTCAAAAAGAGAGAATCTCCGAGGTCCTGAGGGCGATAGAAGAGGCTATCTCAAACATATTGGAAGAGGCATACGGGAACGTCTATGGCGAGATTGACCTTACCTGCAGTGAAGACACCACGGGCAGGCTGATAATTACCATCACGGATTTCGCTCCGCCTTCAAATGTCCTTAATGTAACGGGAGCTGTCGCCGAGCAGGGCGGAATCACAGGAGGAGTTGCGGGGAGATTCTCAACCGTCTTAATGGGTAAACTTATTAATAATATTACCTATGAACGCATTGAGGACAGGAACGTTTTAACTTTCA from Syntrophobacterales bacterium encodes:
- a CDS encoding DUF2939 domain-containing protein, producing MGNALKVWLIGIIVIIMGAGFYFTPHLAIHNMKRAIEVKDFDTFSGYIDYPALRENLKASINTLLIDKATKTGDRNPLGFLGTAFASVMVGPMVDIFITPENLAVLMKGEKPDLGNHRRGSLKRPEKSRKDMGPDISMSYKSFNRFTMRIREKETDDDGVEFIFRRDGIVSWKLSRIMFLIPPDSPQNEHVAESVQESDQNHKIGPGQDKKVSIDASQPYLFDLLEKPSYQKSWNELFKREKNIDGWLVLYAKTENGLAMPRRLIKSGGITYEASSVCKKHDCRDNIFFVLFAPNGSKAWGLLLKNTTYERFFGNPNKNQKQFLRSLARE
- a CDS encoding VOC family protein — translated: MISRIDHVAIAARDYREVADFFRTILGASPGTSSVDQDQKYLAETFSLGDLSRIEIITPTEEGSFLDKFLAERQGIHHLCLQTLDIREARRALDEHGIPYFGYYECEGDGWKELFIHPRDAFGVLIQIAEFTPDDFIADELKVPGGARWTVEKTSNGATLTFTHPGGGTVRFNMSRDELKALAEDLTEAG
- a CDS encoding dienelactone hydrolase family protein produces the protein MGHEITSDKIAIPVGDKGSTSGILTRPAAATESRAVIVAHGAGNDMTTALLVAFAEGIAKAGYPVLRFNFLYSEHGRKTPDRPEALMDAWLAACRSFKEIMGSKATSITAAGKSLGGRMAAIMAADGILPADSLIFLGYPLHPMDNKEKLRDAHLYRVKIPMLFFEGTRDPLCDLGKLDPVLKSLQTSWDLFTIEGGDHSFHVPKSLGLTEEEVFGRIVKKTIDWLKRHAGR
- a CDS encoding ATP-binding protein, with protein sequence MKTLGGIRLSGDIYSLPVMLEFVTHHARNSGLQKERISEVLRAIEEAISNILEEAYGNVYGEIDLTCSEDTTGRLIITITDFAPPSNVLNVTGAVAEQGGITGGVAGRFSTVLMGKLINNITYERIEDRNVLTFTVEEVA